The following proteins are co-located in the Terriglobales bacterium genome:
- a CDS encoding aldehyde dehydrogenase (NADP(+)) — translation MELHGANILGSETSGAGATVFHGVNPATGEQLAPAYHEATEREISRALELAGEAFAGFRSRKPEQRADFLEAIAAGLEQLGDELLDRAAAETALPLPRLVSERGRTCAQLRMFAALLREGSWVGAIIDRAQPERTPAPKPDLRRMLIPIGPIVVFGASNFPFAYSVAGGDTASALAAGNPVVAKGHPAHPGASELAGRVIQQAARDCGMPAGVFSLVHGPSPAVGQSLVRHPLASGVGFTGSLAAGRALFDAAAARPDPIPVFAEMGSLNPVFVLPGALQERGPEIADALARSVTQGLGQFCTKPGLAVGLGGAELDAFTRRLSEAVGATPAGTMLHAGIAERYRGGIAERGGMTGIATACAPAAAAPHAGATGAVFTTDAKTYLSNRKLHEELFGPQTLVVASDSASRLLEIARRLEGQLTVTIHASASDLRQHAALLDVLRQKAGRLVFGGVPTGVEVVPAMQHGGPYPATTDSRFSSVGTTAIRRWVRPVCYQNFPAEWLPDELKDDNPRGIWRMIDGEWTRAAVV, via the coding sequence ATGGAACTTCACGGCGCCAACATTTTGGGAAGTGAAACGAGCGGCGCAGGTGCGACCGTATTTCATGGAGTGAATCCGGCCACCGGCGAGCAGCTCGCCCCGGCCTATCACGAGGCGACCGAGCGCGAAATCTCGCGCGCCCTCGAACTCGCCGGCGAGGCATTTGCCGGCTTCCGCAGCCGCAAGCCCGAGCAGCGCGCCGACTTCCTCGAAGCCATCGCCGCCGGCCTCGAGCAGCTGGGCGACGAGCTGCTGGACCGCGCCGCTGCCGAAACCGCCCTGCCTCTTCCGCGCCTCGTCTCCGAGCGCGGACGCACCTGCGCCCAACTCCGCATGTTCGCCGCGCTGCTGCGCGAGGGTTCGTGGGTGGGCGCGATCATTGACCGCGCGCAGCCTGAACGAACGCCCGCGCCGAAGCCCGACTTGCGGCGCATGCTCATTCCGATCGGCCCGATCGTAGTTTTCGGCGCCAGCAATTTTCCCTTTGCCTACTCGGTCGCGGGCGGTGACACCGCTTCCGCGCTCGCTGCCGGAAACCCCGTCGTTGCCAAGGGACACCCCGCGCACCCAGGCGCGTCGGAGCTGGCCGGACGCGTGATCCAGCAGGCGGCGCGCGATTGCGGAATGCCGGCCGGCGTTTTCTCTCTGGTGCACGGCCCATCGCCCGCGGTCGGACAGTCGCTGGTCCGCCATCCGCTCGCGTCCGGCGTAGGATTCACCGGCTCGCTCGCCGCGGGCCGCGCTCTCTTTGACGCCGCGGCGGCACGTCCGGACCCGATTCCGGTTTTCGCCGAGATGGGCAGCCTGAACCCGGTCTTTGTTCTTCCCGGCGCGCTCCAGGAGCGCGGTCCCGAAATCGCTGACGCGCTCGCCAGGTCAGTGACGCAAGGCCTTGGCCAGTTCTGCACCAAGCCCGGCCTGGCCGTCGGTCTCGGCGGCGCAGAACTGGACGCGTTCACCAGAAGACTAAGCGAGGCCGTGGGCGCCACGCCCGCCGGCACCATGCTGCACGCCGGCATTGCCGAGCGGTATCGTGGCGGCATCGCCGAGCGCGGCGGAATGACCGGCATCGCGACTGCCTGTGCTCCTGCCGCGGCCGCGCCGCATGCCGGCGCCACCGGCGCCGTGTTCACCACCGACGCGAAGACCTACCTCAGCAACCGCAAGCTGCACGAAGAGCTTTTTGGACCGCAAACGCTGGTCGTCGCGTCTGATTCCGCCTCGCGCCTGCTCGAAATTGCCCGCCGGCTCGAAGGCCAGTTGACGGTCACGATTCACGCCAGCGCCTCTGACCTTCGCCAGCACGCCGCCCTGCTCGACGTCCTGCGCCAGAAAGCTGGACGCCTCGTTTTCGGCGGCGTGCCGACCGGTGTCGAAGTCGTCCCGGCCATGCAGCACGGCGGTCCGTATCCGGCGACCACCGACTCGCGCTTCAGTTCGGTGGGAACCACCGCCATCCGCCGCTGGGTGCGCCCAGTCTGCTACCAGAATTTCCCCGCCGAGTGGCTGCCCGACGAATTGAAGGATGACAATCCGCGCGGCATCTGGCGCATGATAGACGGCGAATGGACGCGCGCCGCCGTCGTGTAG
- a CDS encoding enolase C-terminal domain-like protein, which yields MRIADLRVHSIAMADPPLRSSYGLHAPYALRTIIELVSESGVTGISETHGGDAIALGFAKLRENVIGADPYQLAGRLTPMIEADAQGSALDRSQTYHVPGENPADAGARLYSALEIASLDLIGKSVGKPVCDLVGGRVRDRIPFSAYAFYKHAGGGGEGDDAREDEYGEALTPHAIVGQVKQMIAAYGFREVKLKAGVLDSEVEIKTIRQLRAELGAKVPLRLDPNCAWSVETSVGVGKALALELSDGGYLEDPTASIASMAEVRRGLLQAGITTPLASNVAVTSFADLPESVKSDAVQIVLCDPHYWGGVRQVQHLGKVCRAFGLGLSMHSNSHLGVSLMAMAHAAAATPRLTYACDTHYPWQTERDEVVAGGRVKFVDGCVEIPDRPGLGVELDYDQLARGRERYTKCKYRKRDDEAEMRKRVDPNWKRVLPRW from the coding sequence ATGCGCATCGCCGACCTCAGGGTGCATTCGATCGCGATGGCCGACCCGCCGCTGCGCAGCTCGTACGGGCTGCACGCGCCGTACGCGCTGCGCACGATCATCGAGTTGGTGAGCGAAAGCGGCGTCACCGGGATCAGCGAAACGCACGGCGGGGATGCGATCGCGCTCGGGTTCGCGAAACTGCGCGAAAACGTGATCGGCGCCGATCCCTACCAGCTGGCCGGCCGGCTGACGCCGATGATCGAAGCCGACGCGCAGGGAAGCGCGCTCGATCGCTCGCAGACTTATCACGTGCCCGGCGAAAACCCGGCCGACGCCGGTGCGCGGCTGTATTCGGCGCTGGAGATCGCATCGCTGGACCTGATCGGAAAATCGGTGGGCAAGCCGGTGTGCGACCTGGTGGGCGGACGGGTGCGCGACCGCATACCGTTTTCCGCGTATGCGTTCTACAAACACGCCGGCGGGGGCGGCGAAGGCGACGACGCGCGCGAGGACGAGTACGGCGAAGCGCTCACGCCGCATGCGATCGTGGGGCAGGTGAAGCAGATGATCGCGGCGTACGGTTTTCGCGAGGTGAAACTCAAGGCGGGCGTTCTCGACTCCGAAGTGGAGATCAAGACGATTCGCCAGCTTCGCGCCGAACTGGGAGCGAAAGTCCCGCTGCGGCTCGATCCGAATTGCGCGTGGTCGGTGGAGACGTCGGTTGGCGTGGGCAAGGCGCTGGCATTGGAGTTGAGCGATGGCGGCTACCTGGAAGATCCCACGGCTTCAATCGCGTCAATGGCCGAGGTCCGGCGCGGACTGTTGCAGGCGGGGATCACCACGCCGCTGGCGAGCAACGTGGCGGTGACGTCGTTTGCCGACCTGCCGGAGAGCGTGAAGAGCGATGCGGTGCAGATCGTGCTCTGCGATCCGCACTACTGGGGCGGCGTGCGGCAGGTGCAGCACCTGGGAAAAGTGTGCCGCGCGTTCGGACTCGGGCTCTCCATGCATTCGAACTCACACCTGGGCGTCTCGCTGATGGCGATGGCGCACGCGGCAGCGGCCACGCCGCGCCTGACGTATGCGTGCGACACGCACTATCCGTGGCAAACGGAGCGCGATGAGGTGGTCGCCGGCGGGCGGGTGAAGTTCGTGGACGGCTGCGTGGAAATTCCCGACCGGCCAGGGTTGGGCGTGGAGCTGGACTACGACCAGTTGGCACGCGGGCGCGAGCGCTACACGAAGTGCAAGTACCGTAAGCGCGACGACGAAGCCGAGATGCGCAAGCGCGTTGATCCCAACTGGAAGCGCGTGCTGCCGCGCTGGTGA
- a CDS encoding dihydrodipicolinate synthase family protein, producing the protein MEADALRKRLRGVIAFPVTPFHRDFSLDVAGLHSNLRKLMEHSLAAVVAAGGTGELYSLTPDEHLQVVKATVEEVGGRAPVIAGTGFNRQVGIELARRAADAGADAILALPPYYPNADEEALADYYAAIGGATPLPLLVYSRDWVNPGPAWVERLAEKVPTLTAWKDGQGDVRRYAQIIQRVGERLHWIGGAGDDCVPPYYSIGLRVYTSSIATVAPKLSLKLHEAASAGDAATLLALMNDYVTPLYALRARRKGYEVTVMKEMMNAMGLAAGPVRPPLPPLRADELAEVKAMMERWRAWL; encoded by the coding sequence ATGGAAGCTGATGCTCTGCGTAAACGCCTGCGGGGCGTGATCGCGTTTCCGGTCACGCCGTTCCACCGCGACTTCTCGCTCGACGTCGCCGGCCTGCACTCGAACCTGCGCAAACTGATGGAGCACTCGCTCGCGGCGGTGGTCGCAGCCGGCGGAACCGGCGAGCTTTACTCGCTGACGCCCGATGAGCACCTGCAAGTGGTGAAGGCGACGGTGGAAGAGGTTGGCGGCCGCGCGCCCGTCATCGCCGGAACCGGATTCAATCGGCAGGTTGGGATCGAGCTGGCGCGGAGGGCCGCTGATGCCGGCGCCGACGCGATCCTGGCGCTGCCTCCTTATTATCCGAACGCCGACGAGGAGGCCCTGGCGGACTACTACGCGGCCATCGGCGGCGCGACGCCCCTGCCGCTGCTGGTCTACAGCCGCGACTGGGTGAATCCGGGACCGGCGTGGGTGGAGCGCCTCGCGGAAAAAGTTCCGACGCTTACCGCGTGGAAGGACGGCCAGGGCGACGTGCGGCGCTACGCGCAGATCATCCAGCGCGTGGGCGAACGCCTGCACTGGATTGGCGGCGCCGGCGACGACTGTGTGCCGCCCTACTACAGCATCGGGCTGCGGGTGTACACGTCGAGCATTGCCACGGTGGCGCCCAAACTTTCGCTCAAGCTGCACGAAGCGGCGTCGGCGGGCGACGCCGCAACGCTGCTCGCCCTGATGAACGATTACGTCACGCCGCTTTACGCGCTGCGCGCGCGCCGCAAAGGGTACGAAGTTACGGTGATGAAGGAGATGATGAATGCCATGGGGCTGGCGGCGGGTCCGGTGCGCCCGCCATTGCCGCCGCTGCGGGCCGACGAACTGGCCGAAGTGAAGGCGATGATGGAGCGGTGGAGGGCGTGGCTCTAG
- a CDS encoding carboxypeptidase regulatory-like domain-containing protein, producing the protein MTRSATGRFFLGLSLGVLMLLVSATAVAQTSTATILGTVTDNSGAVIVGAQITATNTATGFTRSAASDKAGSYELTFLPVGSYKVEVKHQGFQTFVRSGVVLELDRNARIDAMLQVGAVSETVSVTSDAPQVNTVDASIGRTVNNVEVTTLPLVNRDPYSFLTLTPGVVLPSGDAFKGNALGFPQQVVLVNGSSQDRLSGNLGSAVGFYIDGGANNGGLRNTGNLAPNPDAVQEFRVTTNGYSAEYGRFSGGVVDFITKSGTNSLHGTAFEFIRNDKFNATPWNQLAKPPLHRNQFGGTIGGPVIKNKTFFFGSYSGLRQHQSTTLGASALVPTALERQGNFSASAVKPINTATGQRFPGDIVPVDPVSRRIIDTYIPLPNTGTNGFRGAPLASPTNTDEFIFKLDHSLNSKHQLAASYFLSYGNTLDAISGGAGANDLPGWSSRTFDWTQHNLTLSDTWVKSGTMVNQLRVNFVRNFGGRINSPDISLGDLGSKFQVQGDKALPQITVTGFFRLNEAIAGPVAGSNYYGVRDTLAWTRGKHSLKIGGEAYLEKQRQNTLLNNYGTFGFDGSKSRPTGASSGGNALADFVMGLPNTMNQDAPTDKIDNDWYWALFVQDDFRVHPRLTLNIGIRWDVQLPTLDPQDRKLTFVPGVKSTTVPAAPTGLLFVGDPGITRGIIGTPLYHWAPRLGFAWDPFGDGKTSIRAGAGIYWGNVSGNEWNQSGDRQPFAARQTFPNVATLSDPYKNVPGGSPFPYTYSPSAPKFIVPAAVSGPDLNFAWPYNYQMNFSIQRQLTATTSVTAAYVGTLARSLGFLNDVNAVPPSTAAASTVNARRPFLPGTLSNIFLMQSPGNDAYHAFQLSAEKRMSKGFSLKGYYVWSKDLETITDAVQDYTRLDMERARSAQDRRHAAVISTIWDLNYVPKSNPLSWVTNGWTISTITTLQSGIPFNITTGTDNNRDGTNNDRPNLVGNVALDPNRGRSIVSQQWVDKNGLVANPVGTDGNLRRNSFDGPGAKNVDIGILRNFSISERMKLQFRAEATNAFNFVNLQNPTGTLSSAQFGKITSARDPRQMQFGLKFSF; encoded by the coding sequence ATGACACGTTCTGCCACAGGACGATTTTTCCTGGGGCTTTCGCTTGGGGTGCTGATGCTGCTGGTATCAGCCACTGCCGTGGCGCAAACCTCAACCGCCACCATTCTTGGTACGGTCACCGACAATTCCGGCGCCGTGATCGTAGGAGCGCAGATCACCGCCACCAACACCGCCACCGGTTTCACCCGCTCCGCCGCCTCCGACAAAGCAGGTTCCTACGAGCTCACCTTCCTGCCCGTCGGCAGCTATAAGGTAGAGGTGAAGCACCAGGGATTTCAAACTTTCGTGCGCAGCGGCGTGGTCCTGGAACTGGACCGCAACGCTCGCATTGACGCCATGCTCCAGGTGGGCGCGGTGAGCGAAACCGTGAGCGTTACCTCCGACGCTCCCCAGGTCAACACCGTCGACGCCAGCATCGGCCGCACGGTGAACAACGTCGAGGTCACCACGCTCCCGCTCGTCAACCGCGATCCCTACTCGTTCCTTACTCTCACTCCCGGCGTCGTGTTACCCAGCGGCGACGCCTTCAAGGGAAACGCTCTCGGTTTTCCCCAGCAGGTAGTGCTGGTGAACGGCTCCTCGCAGGACCGTTTATCCGGCAACCTGGGCAGCGCCGTCGGCTTTTACATTGATGGCGGCGCCAACAACGGCGGCCTGCGCAATACCGGCAACCTCGCGCCCAATCCCGACGCCGTCCAGGAATTCCGCGTGACGACGAACGGCTACAGCGCCGAGTATGGGCGTTTCTCCGGCGGCGTCGTTGACTTCATCACCAAGAGCGGCACTAACAGTCTGCACGGTACGGCGTTCGAGTTCATCCGCAACGACAAGTTCAACGCCACCCCGTGGAACCAGCTCGCCAAGCCGCCACTGCATCGCAACCAGTTCGGCGGCACCATCGGCGGGCCGGTGATCAAGAACAAGACGTTTTTCTTCGGCAGCTACTCCGGCCTGCGCCAGCACCAGAGCACCACGCTTGGCGCCTCCGCCCTGGTTCCAACCGCGCTGGAGCGCCAGGGTAACTTTTCAGCGTCAGCCGTAAAGCCAATCAACACCGCCACCGGCCAGCGCTTCCCCGGCGACATCGTTCCCGTGGATCCGGTTTCGCGCAGGATCATTGACACCTACATTCCGCTGCCCAACACCGGCACGAACGGCTTCCGCGGCGCGCCCCTGGCCAGCCCCACCAACACCGACGAGTTCATCTTCAAGCTCGACCACTCGCTGAACTCCAAGCACCAGCTCGCCGCCAGCTACTTCCTCAGCTACGGCAACACGCTCGACGCCATCTCCGGCGGCGCCGGCGCCAACGACCTGCCCGGCTGGTCGTCGCGCACCTTCGACTGGACCCAGCACAACCTGACGCTGAGCGACACCTGGGTGAAGAGCGGCACCATGGTCAACCAGTTGCGCGTCAACTTCGTCCGCAACTTTGGCGGGCGCATCAACAGCCCCGACATCTCTCTTGGCGATCTCGGCTCCAAGTTCCAGGTGCAGGGCGATAAGGCGCTGCCGCAGATCACCGTCACCGGCTTCTTCCGCTTGAACGAAGCCATCGCCGGCCCGGTGGCGGGCAGCAACTACTACGGCGTGCGCGACACCCTCGCCTGGACCAGGGGCAAGCACTCGCTCAAGATCGGCGGCGAGGCCTACCTGGAAAAACAGCGCCAGAACACGTTGCTCAACAACTACGGCACTTTCGGTTTTGACGGAAGCAAGTCGCGTCCCACGGGCGCAAGCTCGGGCGGCAACGCGCTGGCTGATTTCGTCATGGGCTTGCCCAACACCATGAACCAGGACGCGCCCACCGACAAGATCGACAACGACTGGTACTGGGCGCTGTTCGTTCAGGATGACTTCCGCGTTCACCCGCGGCTTACTCTGAACATCGGCATCCGCTGGGACGTGCAGCTTCCCACGCTCGATCCGCAGGACCGCAAGCTGACCTTCGTCCCCGGCGTGAAGTCAACCACGGTTCCCGCCGCTCCCACGGGTCTTTTGTTTGTCGGCGACCCGGGCATCACCCGCGGCATCATCGGCACGCCGCTGTACCACTGGGCGCCGCGCCTCGGCTTTGCCTGGGACCCGTTCGGCGACGGCAAGACCTCCATCCGCGCCGGCGCCGGCATCTACTGGGGCAACGTCTCAGGCAACGAGTGGAACCAGTCAGGCGACCGGCAGCCCTTCGCCGCGCGCCAGACCTTCCCCAACGTGGCCACGCTCTCCGATCCCTACAAGAACGTGCCTGGGGGCAGCCCCTTCCCTTACACCTACAGCCCGTCGGCGCCCAAGTTCATCGTGCCGGCGGCCGTCTCCGGCCCCGATCTGAACTTCGCCTGGCCCTACAACTACCAGATGAACTTCTCGATTCAGCGGCAGTTGACCGCCACCACATCGGTGACGGCGGCCTACGTGGGGACCCTGGCCCGCAGCCTGGGCTTCCTCAACGACGTCAACGCCGTGCCGCCTTCCACCGCGGCGGCTTCCACGGTGAACGCGCGGCGTCCGTTCCTGCCTGGCACGCTGAGCAACATCTTCCTGATGCAGTCGCCTGGCAATGATGCCTACCACGCCTTCCAGCTCAGCGCTGAGAAGCGCATGTCGAAGGGCTTCTCGCTCAAGGGCTACTACGTCTGGAGCAAGGACCTGGAGACCATCACCGACGCGGTGCAGGACTACACGCGTCTCGACATGGAGCGCGCCCGTTCCGCCCAGGACCGCCGCCACGCGGCCGTGATCTCCACCATCTGGGACCTTAACTACGTGCCCAAAAGCAATCCCCTGAGCTGGGTGACGAACGGCTGGACCATCTCCACCATCACCACCCTGCAAAGCGGCATCCCGTTCAACATCACGACGGGCACCGATAACAACCGCGACGGCACCAACAACGACCGGCCGAACCTGGTCGGCAACGTCGCCCTCGATCCCAACCGCGGACGCTCCATCGTCTCGCAGCAATGGGTTGATAAGAACGGCCTGGTGGCCAACCCGGTCGGCACCGACGGCAACCTCCGCCGCAATTCCTTCGACGGCCCCGGCGCCAAGAACGTGGACATCGGCATCCTGCGCAACTTCAGCATCAGCGAGCGCATGAAGCTCCAGTTCCGCGCCGAAGCCACCAACGCTTTCAACTTCGTCAACCTTCAGAACCCGACTGGCACCCTGAGCTCGGCGCAGTTCGGCAAGATCACCTCCGCACGCGATCCCCGCCAGATGCAGTTCGGCCTGAAGTTCAGCTTCTAA
- a CDS encoding IclR family transcriptional regulator: MLDRALALLEKLSEHGPDLTLAEISQSLGLHKSTAHRLVMVLERHRLVEKNSQSGRYRLGLKLFELGTRAVSQLDLRERARPFLERLSLDTGETVHLCVYDAGEVVYLDKVEPARSVRLASSVGRRSPAHCTAVGKAIIAHLPEAEMEAAVQRHGLRQLTRKTIGTLAELKTELARVRTQGFAVDDEENEEGVRCVGSVVRGFGGALIAAISVSGPSFRVSTEKVSIIARSVVATAAALSHELGYQQPASRIAQQPRPSPPARGQFAGA, encoded by the coding sequence GTGCTGGACCGCGCCCTCGCATTGCTTGAGAAGCTGAGCGAGCACGGTCCCGACCTCACCCTCGCCGAAATCTCGCAGTCGCTGGGCCTGCACAAGAGCACGGCGCACCGCCTCGTCATGGTGCTGGAACGCCACCGCCTGGTCGAAAAGAATTCGCAGAGCGGGCGCTATCGCCTCGGCCTGAAATTGTTCGAGCTGGGCACGCGCGCCGTGTCTCAGCTCGATTTGCGCGAGCGCGCCCGGCCGTTCCTCGAGCGCCTCTCACTCGATACCGGCGAAACCGTCCATCTCTGCGTGTATGACGCCGGTGAAGTCGTCTACCTCGACAAGGTCGAACCGGCGCGCAGCGTGCGCCTCGCCTCCAGCGTCGGCCGCCGCTCGCCAGCTCATTGCACCGCTGTCGGAAAGGCCATCATCGCGCATTTGCCGGAGGCGGAGATGGAAGCCGCCGTACAGCGCCACGGCCTGCGGCAACTCACCCGCAAGACGATCGGCACGCTGGCGGAACTCAAGACCGAGCTGGCCCGCGTGCGCACTCAGGGCTTCGCCGTTGACGACGAGGAAAACGAAGAGGGCGTGCGCTGCGTCGGCTCGGTGGTGCGTGGTTTCGGCGGCGCCCTGATCGCCGCCATCAGCGTCTCCGGCCCTTCGTTCCGCGTGAGCACGGAAAAGGTCAGCATCATCGCGCGGTCGGTCGTCGCCACCGCCGCTGCGCTCTCGCACGAATTGGGATATCAGCAGCCGGCGTCGCGCATCGCGCAGCAGCCGCGCCCCTCGCCGCCGGCCCGGGGACAGTTCGCCGGCGCCTAG
- a CDS encoding LysR family transcriptional regulator: MEIHQLELFLAVMETSSVTRAAEKVHLSPGAVSVQLHSLANELHAELFLRSGKRLIPTPTAYRLAEHARGVLRQVTNIRQEFDNDPTTDTRPFHFATGVTTLIYRLGRPLRLLRKQYPNTEIQVTVGVTEEIIAGLQQRRFDLGLISLPVAEDNLRILPLYEEELMVLRPSATRVRNGHVGTVRVADLEKVPFLLYPKQSNMRSIIDRFFKEIGLEPRVIMEADDTEAIKRLVECGFGYSILPEHALHGQPRFFQTLRIGRHRLMRQQALAMPKTEYPRKLTESVAGFLHAALSQPK, encoded by the coding sequence ATGGAAATCCACCAGCTCGAGCTCTTTCTCGCCGTCATGGAAACCTCCAGCGTCACCAGGGCGGCGGAAAAAGTTCATCTTTCGCCCGGCGCCGTGAGTGTGCAGTTGCACTCGCTCGCCAACGAGCTGCACGCCGAGCTCTTTCTGCGCTCCGGCAAGCGCCTCATCCCCACTCCTACGGCCTATCGTCTGGCCGAGCATGCCCGCGGCGTGCTTCGGCAGGTCACCAACATCCGCCAGGAATTCGATAACGATCCCACCACCGACACCCGGCCATTTCACTTTGCTACCGGCGTGACCACGCTCATCTACCGCCTGGGACGCCCGCTCCGCTTGTTGCGCAAGCAGTATCCCAACACTGAGATACAGGTCACGGTGGGCGTGACCGAGGAGATCATTGCCGGGCTCCAGCAGCGCCGCTTCGACCTGGGGCTGATCTCTCTGCCCGTCGCCGAGGACAACCTGCGCATCCTGCCGCTATACGAGGAAGAGCTGATGGTGCTGCGGCCCTCGGCCACGCGCGTCCGCAACGGCCATGTCGGCACCGTGCGCGTCGCCGACCTGGAGAAGGTCCCGTTCCTGCTCTATCCCAAGCAAAGCAACATGCGTTCCATCATCGACCGCTTCTTCAAGGAAATCGGCCTGGAGCCGCGCGTGATCATGGAAGCCGACGACACCGAGGCCATCAAGCGGCTGGTGGAATGCGGCTTCGGCTACTCCATCCTTCCCGAGCACGCCCTGCACGGCCAGCCGCGCTTCTTCCAGACGTTGCGCATCGGCCGCCACCGCCTGATGCGCCAGCAGGCGCTCGCCATGCCCAAGACCGAGTACCCCCGCAAGCTCACCGAATCCGTGGCCGGCTTCCTTCACGCCGCACTTTCCCAGCCGAAGTAG